The following DNA comes from Erigeron canadensis isolate Cc75 chromosome 3, C_canadensis_v1, whole genome shotgun sequence.
ACAATTATGAAGCCTCAATCAAAACCCACAAAAAACGGtgtaatcaaaaaataaaacgaAAAAAGATTACCCTCCCAATGTCACAACCATCGTCATAACATCGATGTCACAACCATCGCCATAACATCGATGTTACAACATAAGGAGCGTTAACATTACTAACGTGTGGTATTATTCAAAGATGCCGCCCACATCCTCATCCAAATCTCTGGTTCCGATGattagaaaattagaaaattgaaattgaaatcaCTGGTTCCGATAATCCAGTTAACATGGTCAATCGTTTAATGTAGTAAGGCCAAAAGTCTAGAAGGCTAGAAACAATGTAATTACGCCAATAGACCCATTAAACGAAAGAAGTCATATAGATAAAATGACAGCCCACAAATAAGCCCATTTAAATATATctattattaaatatacaaatgGTATAAAAGAGTAACAAAATAATGAAATCAGGACAGAAGATGAAAATTAGGATCAGAAATTCATCGCGTTGACAAATTATTAAGTACTATTGTAGTCACAGTTTGGACTGCGAAGGCTTGGATCCACGCTGACTCTTTCTACATCATTTCACCGCCgtggattctcaacaaaaaaccACACACTCtttctaattaatattaatataaatatataatctgGTATGGCATATAGAAGAAAACAGCAGCAGCAAAGAATTATTGTCAAGGATTCAAAGTTTAATTCTCAAGAAATTCCAATtataaaccctaaccctaatactaataataataataatgaattttcTTCTTCCGCGTCAATTGCGGAAAACAATAGTTCATCATCATTGGCTGCTAAAGCAATAAGAGCATCTTCTGCTCACCGTGATTCTTCTTTATCTTCTGCTTATACTGAATCCGCTATTTCCCCTCGTAAATTTCACTCCAAACCTCTTCATACTAAggtactctctctctctctctctatatatatatatatatatacattttgtttattaaattattatatctgTTATGTATGCGATGtgtgtaaattatattattatattgttattatagtTTGCTGTTAGATGTTTAGACGGCTCGTAAAACGTTTATGTGACGTTGAGTAGGACTAGTGGTTATACACCTCTGTGAATGGTGTTAGTATAATAAGTAACTGCTTTAGGGCACGTTTACTAGGGAGAATTTTAATTGAAAAAGCGTTATAAAAATCGGATTACAAGAATAATTGCATGCTAAAAGGTCGGTGACGGAGGATATTTGAGCTGAATCAAGCCAAAACATTTAGTTTTAAGTATTTTGAACATTTGTGTAAATGTTTCTGAATATATCTTTGGGATCATAGGAACATGTCATATGTATAATTtcgaaatttatatataaatttcaatcTGAGTACTCGCTACATGATTACCACCAAGCAAGTTTTACTGACACATTGTTGAATTTGGCTGAGAAACTCCACTGTTTGGTgatgatagatagatagataattgATAATTCAACGGCAACGAAATCAATTTCTTTGTTTAAGATTTCCGTTTCGTTTGTGATACAACTATGTTTCACTAGAAAAGAACACTGagaataataaatataaaagctTTGCTCAAAGAAACAACTAACTGCATTTGTTATATGTTAGTTGTTTAGCTATTAAAATACAACAGTGACCTACCTATGTTGACCCCTTGACTTTTATCTAACCAAACTATCTTTGGATCTAAATAGCAACAGCGGAACACAGCATTCTGTGTCCCAAAATTACAAAATGAATCTAAATAGCAACAGCGGAACATAACATTCTTTATCCCACAATTACAACATGACCTTTATGGCTTTATGGAGAACTCTACTGgctaaaatgaaaaagaatCAGGCATTCAATTTTCTGTCTAGTACACGATTGTGTTCAGTCGTGCAAACTCTTCATTGTGGCATTTGCTTTTTGAATCTGGGTATAGTTGGGTCGCTACTAGATACGAGGGTTTAATGGCATTTTTCTGAATTCTGATCCAACACAAGAATATTTAGGAAAAAACCTAGTATCCTTTGACTAATAATGTCAAATTTACTATTTTTCAGATACAAAAAATGTGTCCTACTTTTTGCATCTTCGGTACCAACTATTTAGATACAAAGACTTTCTACAACAGTCTAATGCAAATTAATTTACATGAGCGAATAGTTGGATAAAACAATTTGTAGTACAACGCTAGTATCTCCACTCGAACACACATATACCTACCTGAGAGATAAAAAGGATAGTAAATAGAGAGACAGGGTTTTACTAGATAACAAGTTATATGAGTTGCATTACAAAAAATATGGGTTGCATTACAGGATGTTGTAGGAGTAAAGTTTTGTACAAGACAACTAATGATTGAAGATTCTGGACATTATAATACCACGTAAAAGAAGATAACTAAAACCGTTATTAATAAAAAGGTTATAATTAccagatgatgatgaggatggtTGCAAGACCGAGAACAAAATAGCGGAATAGTGTGACTGAGAAGCAGCGACGGAGTAACAAAGGGGGAGAAGGAGGGCAAAGcaaccatatataaaaatttggtgGTGGAGAAGGGTCATTAAAATTGGAGAGTTATGACtttgaaacttttttatatGTGGATGAATGTGAGTTGCATATGCTATTGCTGTTTATACTCCCTTTTTATAAGCTTTAAGCAATTTCTCACGGGTCACAGAAAAATTCATTGTgaacaaatttatatttcttcACCATATGAGAGGAAATCAAAATGCAAAGAAGTGGGAACCGAAATTTGTCTCCTCTCTTCCTACCATATTCCCTTAAAATATAAACCAACAAAGTATATCATATACCAAAAATCTTTTGGGTCTAGACCTTTGATGTCTTGGTCATTTTACTGATACAATCTGAGAAGTCAAAAAAACATGAAACCAACAAGGCAACTATGTGTAGTAGAACATTAGGCATTTTCCCTTTACTGTACCacacacattatatatatatatatatagccaccAATGTAGTTGGAATTGAAGATTTTCTTACAAGCTTGGCCGTTGTTGGTTTTTTGTAGGATCTAAGGTTTAGGATACTACAACATCAACACGTTTTATGATTTATGTGCTACAACGTCATCATTGTTGGTATCTAGCATGAGATCAAAGCGTAATATTTACTGACAATTTCGTATTTGTAGTAAACCTAGAATTACATGCATGATGATCACAAGTTTAAGCATGCAGAATGATAAGTAGAAGCAATGGATACAATACTAAGATTTACTAGAGTGATGGTTGTGTAATGGTAATGTATAGCTATAGTGATCAATTAGCTTGGGATATAATGAAATGCCTTGGCGGCAAAGGCATCCTTCATGAAAGCTAGAGGCATACTAGAATGAGAAACAATGATAAGTAATGGTTAGTGTGCAAAACAATAAGGATTAGTTAGTGTGCAATATTGTATAAGTTGATAGCATAAGGTGGCATTTGTTTTGATAAAAGCAGCATTAGCCGTCTTTAAATAAATGCAGAGTTTTAGTGGTGCTTCATTTGCAGTTAAACAGTCATAATCACTATAAGTATAAGTTTGAACATAGACTAGAATGGGTATGTGTATTATCACTTATAATGTGTTATTTGCTTTGTATAATTGCccattaaattatttatgagTAATCTCCAAATTAAAAGCCAACAATTATTAAAGCTAACCAGACCTAAAACACCGTATACGTGGCGTTCTTAACTGCACAACATTGGAACTGGATTCACAGccgaaagagttaactatgtcctAACTTTTGTTATCAAAAAAATAGCAGAGGTACTGTCCTCTTTCTTTGTTTCCCCTGTTTTCAACTGTTATTTCCTCTAAATTTTTAAGGTGCTCtgttttttctttgttcaaCTAGCAACTTAAAATGTTAGTGAGATCTGCTAGAGAGATCTGATGTTATCAATCTTGGTGGTCTATCATGGGTATACCTAAAACATCAGAGTCCTCACTTCCGGCTAACAACGTCGTCAATCAAGAAGATGAACAGTGAAAAAGTCTTTACAAATTTTGTACGGGACAATGAATATGTGTCTACCTCGctagtttagaaaaaaaactgGGAATGGTTTGTAAGTCCATGCCAAGCCATTCCCATGTACAAAACATGTACGGTCACTCCACTACCCATTCCCGTGTATCTGAGCACCCCCTTAGCCTTCTAAATGTATTTTAAAAGAACAGTGTCACAATTATAGACAGAACAGTCATTAACCAAAGAGGTCACCAACTCTTTTATTCTAGCAAAttcagtttgttttttttttagtgtctTCCCCGTCTTTCATCACATGTCTGTTAATTTACATTCACGGTTTGGTGAGTCTGGCCAGTAGAGTTTGATATGAAATCACACGATATTGTCTTGTGCTTATATATAAGTGTATGCTGCCTAAGTAATCATGCAGTTCCCTTAGCAGATGGTTACTCGTGGTTGTAGGATGATTCAACAAGAAACAATAACACATCTGTGAAGAATTCGGATGAACCTAGACGCGGATTTTGGGGTGCACTTGCTAGAAAAGCAAGGTCCataattgatgatgatgatgatgtagcCCAACAATATGAAACACCTGAAAGGAGAAGACAACAAATGTCCGACACAGAAGCAAAGGGCCAGGTATCaaattatatgatgatgatgtgcaatgttattttttcatatacttATATAATTTGATTCAGGTTTGGAGGCTTGTAATATGTGATGAATAGAGTTACATAATTATGTGGAATGTGAACCTCAGCCTTATTCTTTTGTTATATGCAGTATTCTAGTCAGTATCAGTTGCCTGAAGACCGTCGAAAGGCGGATAATCCTGCATTGCAGAAGGGGCTAAATGCACTTACATCATCCCTCAATTACATTGGTGGCACCATTGGTAATGCTCTTGAGGTAAGCTTCCATTGTATCCATGTATTTTGATAAGTTGACCAAAATTGTCATAAGAGTCCTTGATTGTAACTAAAAGAAATTATAAGAGAAGTTTTCAGTTTAAGTAATGCTTCAATGGTCAATACATATTCTAGGATTTACTTGAGATTTTTGTTATGTGACTCTCACAGGAGGGCATGACAGTTGTGGAGAATCGAACCGCAGACATCATTCAGGAAACACGCAAACTGCATATAAAGAAGAAGACTGGTATCCCTGATGAAACTCCAAATTCAAATGTTGGGACTTCAAGGCAATTATCGCAGATGCGCACTCATACTCAGCCACAGATTCAAACTGATACAGAAATTCAACTGAAGGCCTCTCGAGACGTAAGGTGGCAGAGTGTATCATTGGTTCATATAACGAGTCTATCTTGCACATCTAGGTTTATTTAACGTGGAGTGCTATATCATTATATGGGAAGCAAAACAGGAAGGTCTTAGGTTTGGGCACTATGTGCAGGTTAaggtcaaaatgggtaactTTTGGTACGGTCATGTTTGGTTGACCTGAAGCACTTTATCCCATCTTTTTTCAGTATTATTGTGTTAAGGATggttaaaatacatataatttttaaaaaatatttagtcTTCCGATCAAGCTGATTGGGAGGTTTAGTCCAATTAAAATTACACTCTAGGTAACTTGTTTGATCCTTTTTAacctatttttatttatatatcttactgTATGGTAACTTAAAGATAAAGTGCAACCCATTGTACATGAGTTGAAGTTGCCACAACCAGTCACTATAATGTGCATTGCAATAGATGTATATGTAATTTGGTTGTTGTGGCAAGAAAGCCTACGAGGAAATCCCAGAACACATGACATACTATTTATGAGATGTATGATATGGGTTTGGTTGCATGACAGGTTTCAATGGCGATGGCAGCAAAAGCAAAGGTTCTACTTCGGGAGCTGAAAACAGTGAAGGCGGATCTTGCTTTTGCAAAGGAGCGTTGTGCTCAGTTAGAAGAGGAAAATAAAATCCTTAGGGAGAATGGAGGAGAAGAAGGTGATCGCCCTGAAGATGATGATCTGGTATGTCAACAAATCTTATGCCTCTGTAGAGATAACAGTTTTGATCCATTTGGCCATTTGCGTATGACCTACTTGGGTTTGTCTTGCTATACGAGGAACATGTTAAATAGGTTGAAAGCccttaaagtttataaaaatatatattaaaatgtgCATATAACCACGTAACTTGTTTCTAAAGCGTAAGATTATTGTTGTCAGAGATGGCTTCTGTAATCATAATTAGTATGTTACCTAGACATTAAAAACGGACAAAAAAAAAGGCTACCTGAATTTCCAAGCCCCCTCCCTCCTCCCATTTTTTAccctaaattaaaagaaagaaattaaaaacacaGCGATGGTAATAATGTCATCATCTTTGATATTATACTAGCTGAAAGCCGAGTCATATTACTTTAATTGTTTTGCTTGCAGATTCGGCTCCAACTGGAGTCACTTTTAGCAGAGAAAGCTCGGTTGGCACAGGAGAATTCTGTGTATGCAAGGGAAAATCGGTTTCTCCGGGAAATAGTGGAATACCACCAGCTAACGATGCAGGATGTAGTGTACATAGATGAGAATAGAGAAGAGGTCTCAGAAGTATACCCCATCAACTCCCTCACAACTAGTACAAACCTGACAATTCCAACGACTCCGCGGAATATAAACCCGCATGTAATTGGAGATGTCTCATCTCTACCCATTACTCCCACCAGCCCCTTTGTTGATGTACAAcacaaaatatgatttttttttctttcttgataGGTTTGGGGTCCTCAAGCTGTTTTACTTGTAGACCTATAATTTATACGTCGTAAATGTAATTGTTAAAAATGTggactttttatagtacatgtatGATGTATGTATGCTTATTTTAGATTCAGATTTGACAATTTCTCAATGTTGATTATCATCTATTCAGATCATTCTCTATCTTATGCTCTTATGATGTTCTTGTATATGTCATACTATAATATGATGACCTAGgcgttataaaattatatttacaaACACGTATTATGTGACATTTTACAGTATAGAAAACTGATACGACTAGTTCATCTTATAAATTGTGAAAGTTTGTTTATAATGAAGCATCTGCCAGTAATTACGACTGTAAAGTATTATGGAATAAAAATATTAAGGCATTGTTGTAGTGTGCCCCAATTATCCCCTATAAAACTTATGGTAATATCTCGTGCTTTATGCTTATGAGTTATTCTTCCAGTCTTCCAGCTACATGCTCTCGAGAACCAATAGAGATATGTGATAGGAGTAGCACGGTTCAATCGATATAGGGGCTCTTGCCTGTTGGGCTCGATAACGAGTCAATACTATTTAGCATAGAAGAAACGCTTATGTACTGAGTTAAATATAAACTCATTGTCAAGTGTGTATCAGACATGCTTGTAACTTTATTAATCACCgttattttgattttagatATCAAGTATAATGCAAACAGACTTTTCTAACTTAAAATTACATTCTTGTTGTATTGGTTAACCCATACGTGG
Coding sequences within:
- the LOC122594465 gene encoding uncharacterized protein LOC122594465 — its product is MAYRRKQQQQRIIVKDSKFNSQEIPIINPNPNTNNNNNEFSSSASIAENNSSSSLAAKAIRASSAHRDSSLSSAYTESAISPRKFHSKPLHTKDDSTRNNNTSVKNSDEPRRGFWGALARKARSIIDDDDDVAQQYETPERRRQQMSDTEAKGQYSSQYQLPEDRRKADNPALQKGLNALTSSLNYIGGTIGNALEEGMTVVENRTADIIQETRKLHIKKKTGIPDETPNSNVGTSRQLSQMRTHTQPQIQTDTEIQLKASRDVSMAMAAKAKVLLRELKTVKADLAFAKERCAQLEEENKILRENGGEEGDRPEDDDLIRLQLESLLAEKARLAQENSVYARENRFLREIVEYHQLTMQDVVYIDENREEVSEVYPINSLTTSTNLTIPTTPRNINPHVIGDVSSLPITPTSPFVDVQHKI